The Coffea arabica cultivar ET-39 chromosome 1e, Coffea Arabica ET-39 HiFi, whole genome shotgun sequence genome has a window encoding:
- the LOC140017672 gene encoding hydroxycinnamoyl-CoA:piscidic acid hydroxycinnamoyltransferase-like: MVNLIASHIVKPAKPIPTKVMFLSECDQRVAVTHATVVHFYRPESPELLNDATEVLKDSLSEALVAFYPLAGRLYPKDGGRVELHCNSMGALLVEAQSELKIQDFGDFCPAPQIRALIPPIDNNNTPLHEAPLLLAQITKFACGGASIGLAVSHVIADGQSGCHFLSEWAKIARGEKSDDQPFLDRTIFQKYEDDHPSSTAPKLQYSDFFPLPVLIGQSTSLEERKMASICVMLKLSKDQIEQIKNKANYQDLMIHKTNNQSPFSRFVAVSAHIWKCLSKARMHNPDQETVLVITDAAEQKNKQE; the protein is encoded by the coding sequence ATGGTTAACTTGATAGCCTCTCACATTGTCAAACCAGCAAAACCAATCCCCACGAAAGTGATGTTTTTATCCGAGTGTGATCAACGTGTAGCCGTGACTCATGCAACTGTCGTCCATTTTTACAGGCCAGAAAGTCCAGAATTGCTAAATGATGCCACTGAGGTTTTGAAAGACTCGCTAAGCGAAGCATTGGTGGCGTTTTATCCGCTTGCTGGACGTTTATACCCGAAAGATGGGGGCCGAGTTGAGCTGCATTGCAATTCCATGGGAGCTTTACTTGTTGAAGCTCAATCTGAACTCAAAATCCAGGATTTCGGAGACTTCTGTCCAGCGCCACAAATCCGTGCCCTGATCCCACCTATAGATAACAATAATACTCCCCTTCATGAGGCGCCGCTCCTTCTAGCGCAAATCACAAAGTTTGCTTGTGGTGGTGCTTCTATAGGCTTGGCCGTGTCACACGTCATTGCGGACGGCCAAAGCGGGTGTCATTTTCTTTCCGAATGGGCAAAGATTGCACGTGGTGAAAAATCTGATGATCAACCATTCCTAGATCGAACAATTTTTCAGAAATATGAAGACGATCATCCATCATCAACGGCTCCAAAATTACAGTACTCGGACTTTTTCCCACTACCCGTCCTGATAGGCCAGTCTACCAGCTTGGAAGAGCGTAAAATGGCTAGCATCTGTGTCATGCTTAAATTAAGTAAAGACCAAATTGAGCAGATCAAGAACAAGGCCAACTACCAAGATTTGATGATTCACAAAACTAACAATCAAAGCCCCTTTAGCCGGTTTGTAGCTGTATCTGCACATATATGGAAGTGCTTATCCAAGGCCCGTATGCACAACCCTGACCAAGAAACGGTTCTTGTTATAACAGATGCAGCGGAACAGaagaacaaacaagaatag
- the LOC113741373 gene encoding hydroxycinnamoyl-CoA:piscidic acid hydroxycinnamoyltransferase-like: protein MVNLIASHTVKPARPISTKVMYLSECDQCKPLTHATTVHFYKPENPELLKDATRVLKDSLSEALAAFYPLAGRLYQKDGGRVELRCNSMGALLLEAQSELKIEDFGDFCPTPQIRALIPPIDYNNTPLHEVPLLLVQITKFACGGVSLGSAVSHVIVDGQSGCHFVAEWAKIARGEKSDDQPYLDRTILQQYEECPSSIAPKLQYPDFYPLPVLIGQSSSLEERKKATTCAMFQLSKEQIEQLKNNVNNHHDLVHKTSNHPPFSRFVAVSAHIWKCLSKARMHSPDQETVLYVTVDFRSRLKPPLPGRYFGNAVLPVPARAIAGDLQSRPPSYASSKIKEAIDKVTDEYVRSYLVCMKDMPEVSSSRHFHTVGCAQGLFFGNPNLLITSWVGLDVYKVNFGWGEAISMTPGSLGYDGRLFLIPGPNGDGSLIIPLRLQVEHINAFKKYFYEDI, encoded by the coding sequence ATGGTTAACTTGATAGCCTCTCACACTGTCAAGCCAGCAAGGCCAATCTCCACGAAAGTAATGTATTTATCTGAGTGTGATCAATGTAAACCCTTGACTCATGCAACCACCGTCCACTTTTACAAGCCAGAAAATCCAGAATTGCTAAAAGATGCCACTAGGGTTTTGAAAGACTCATTAAGCGAAGCCTTGGCAGCTTTTTATCCTCTTGCTGGACGTTTATACCAGAAAGATGGAGGCCGAGTTGAGCTGCGTTGCAATTCCATGGGTGCTTTACTTCTTGAAGCTCAATCAGAACTCAAAATCGAGGATTTTGGAGACTTTTGCCCAACTCCACAAATCCGTGCCCTGATCCCACCTATAGATTACAATAATACTCCCCTTCATGAGGTACCGCTCCTTCTAGTGCAAATCACAAAGTTTGCCTGTGGTGGTGTTTCTTTAGGCTCGGCCGTGTCACACGTCATTGTGGACGGTCAAAGCGGGTGTCATTTTGTTGCCGAATGGGCAAAGATTGCACGCGGTGAAAAATCTGATGATCAACCATACCTAGATCGTACAATTCTTCAACAATATGAAGAGTGCCCATCGTCAATAGCTCCAAAATTACAATACCCAGACTTTTACCCACTGCCCGTCCTGATAGGCCAGTCTAGCAGCTTAGAAGAGCGTAAAAAGGCTACTACCTGTGCCATGTTTCAGTTAAGTAAAGAACAAATTGAGCAGCTCAAGAACAACGTCAACAACCACCACGATTTGGTTCACAAAACTAGCAATCACCCCCCATTTAGCCGGTTTGTAGCTGTATCTGCGCATATATGGAAGTGCTTATCCAAGGCCCGTATGCACAGCCCCGACCAAGAAACGGTTCTATATGTGACTGTGGATTTTCGCAGTCGGCTTAAACCACCCTTGCCCGGAAGGTATTTTGGAAATGCTGTCTTACCTGTACCAGCAAGAGCCATTGCAGGTGATCTCCAATCGAGGCCACCAAGCTATGCTTCAAGCAAAATTAAGGAAGCAATAGACAAGGTTACAGATGAGTATGTAAGGTCATATCTTGTTTGTATGAAGGACATGCCCGAGGTATCTAGCAGTCGACATTTTCACACTGTTGGTTGTGCACAGGGGTTGTTCTTTGGAAATCCCAATTTGCTTATTACTAGTTGGGTTGGGCTGGACGTGTACAAAGTCAATTTTGGGTGGGGAGAAGCAATTTCCATGACCCCTGGGTCATTAGGTTATGATGGAAGACTCTTCCTTATTCCTGGTCCTAATGGGGATGGATCGTTGATTATCCCACTGCGCCTGCAAGTAGAACATATTAATGCTTTTAAGAAATATTTCTACGAAGATATATAA